The following are encoded together in the Montipora foliosa isolate CH-2021 chromosome 12, ASM3666993v2, whole genome shotgun sequence genome:
- the LOC137980544 gene encoding LOW QUALITY PROTEIN: adenosine 3'-phospho 5'-phosphosulfate transporter 1-like (The sequence of the model RefSeq protein was modified relative to this genomic sequence to represent the inferred CDS: inserted 1 base in 1 codon; deleted 1 base in 1 codon), with the protein MTADNRVENLMWNLLGYATIIVPIIVRMLKNSNFNEKSGTGCLFRSIQLCMFGLPRDSPDIXESIVKPVPKDDVTSPSSFSQTTVKLLFCATGLQVSYLTWGVLQERIMTKKYEELQSDGSVKEVIFLNSQFLLFVNRVLALIVASVLVAVTRQPRHTAPLYKYFYSSLSNRLSGWCQYEALKFASFPTQVLCKASKIIPVMLMGSIVSKKTCPYYEYVVAVLLSAGVSLFLLASDPTGRSTSAATSFAGAIILIGYMAFDSGFTSNWQSKLFTTYKMSTIQMMFGTNLFSCLLTIWSMIEGGNFLSAVACMMSHPAFCVHAFILSLASATGQLFIFYTIQSFGPVVFTIIMTIRMMLSIMLSCIIYHHPLSAQAILGVIIVFVVLFLLVYARYRSMPSLKG; encoded by the exons ATGACTGCAGACAACAGGGTGGAAAACCTGATGTGGAACCTACTTGGATATGCAACAATCATCGTTCCAATCATCGTTCGCATGCTCAAGAATTCGAACTTTAATGAAAAAAGCG GAACTGGGTGTTTATTTCGCTCCATTCAGCTGTGCATGTTTGGTTTACCGAGAGATTCCCCAGACA AGGAAAGTATTGTCAAACCAGTGCCAAAGGATGATGTCACTTCTCCATCTAGCTTCTCTCAGACTACAGTAAAGCTCCTGTTTTGTGCA ACCGGTCTGCAAGTTTCTTACCTCACATGGGGAGTCTTGCAAGAACGAATCATGACAAAGAAGTATGAAGAACTCCAAAGTGATGGATCTGTCAAAGAGGTCATCTTTCTTAACTCTCAGTTTTTACTGTTTGTAAATCGTGTTCTCGCTCTTATAGTGGCCTCAGTTTTGGTTGCAGTCACTCGTCAGCCTCGGCACACTGCACCcctttataaatatttttactCGTCGCTGTCCAATAGATTGAGCGGTTGGTGTCAATATGAGGCACTCAAGTTTGCTAGCTTCCCAACTCAAGTTCTATGTAAAGCATCGAAGATCATCCCCGTCATGCTTATGGGGAGCATTGTCTCCAAAAAGACATGTCCCTATTATGAGTATGTTGTTGCCGTGCTTCTCTCTGCTGGTGTCAGCCTGTTTCTTCTGGCATCAGATCCAACAGGAAGGAGCACCTCAGCTGCCACATCTTTTGCTGGAGCTATTATTCTCATAGGATACATGGCTTTTGATAGCGGCTTTACTTCTAATTGGCAGTCAAAGCTGTTCACCACATACAAGATGTCCACCATCCAAATGATGTTTGgaacaaatttgttttcttGTCTACTTACTATTTGGTCAATGATTGAAGGTGGGAATTTCTTGTCAGCAGTTGCATGTATGATGAGTCACCCAGCATTCTGTGTCCACGCTTTTATCCTTTCCTTAGCGTCAGCTACTGGTCAGCTCTTTATTTTTTACACCATTCAGTCATTTGGACCAGTTGTCTTCACAATCATCATGACAATTCGAATGATGCTGAGTATCATGCTTTCTTGCATCATTTATCACCACCCATTGTCTGCCCAGGCAATTCTTGGTGTCATTATTGTGTTTGTTGTCCTGTTTTTGCTTGTGTATGCAAGGTATCGCTCAATGCCTTCATTAAAGGGATGA